CAAGCCCAACGAACCTTCCATCCTCTCCAATCTCGGCATGTCCTACGTGCTCGAGGGCGATCTGCGCACAGCCGAAACCTATATGCGCTCGGCCGCGCAGCAGCCGAACGCCGACAGCCGCGTGCGGCAGAACCTGGCGCTGGTCGTCGGCCTGCAAGGCCGCTTCGACGAAGCCGAGAAGATTGCCTCGCAGGAGCTTTCGCCGGAACAGGCGCAGGCCAATATCGCTTATCTGCGCCAGATGCTCGCCCAGCAGAATGCCTGGAGCCAGCTCAAGGATCAGGACAAGGACAAGGCGAAGGTCGCGACCAACTGACCGCGGCTGCGCCGCGTCAAGCCCCGCACCAGACAAGGGAAAGCCGCGCGGCTCCCGCCACGCGGCTTTTGTCATGACCTAAAGCGCGTCGCGATCTTTCAGATTCGCCCCATGCACTTTAGGTTTTTGATTTTACGCATGTCTTGGTCGCGAAACCGGTTCCCGCTTCGGGGAGACATGCTTTAGACAGCTTCGCCTATTGACTGCTGGAGCTGTGCTGGTCGCCGAAGATGCCGCGCTGGCTGACCTGGATGCCGGCGGGACCCAGGATGATGGCGAACAGAACCGGCAGGAAGAACAGGATCATCGGCACGGTGAGCTTCGGCGGCAGCGCTGCGGCCTTCTTCTCTGCCGCGTTCATGCGCATGTCGCGGCTTTCCGAGGCCAGCACGCGCAGCGCATGCGCCACGGGCGTGCCGTAGCGTTCCGCCTGAACCAGGGCCTGGGACACCGACTTCACCGATTCCAGGCCGGTGCGGCTCGCCAGGTTCTCGTAGGCTACCTTGCGGTCCTGCAGATAGGAGAGTTCGGCATTGGTAAGCACGAACTCCTCCGCGAGCGCCACGGACTGGGCGCCGATCTCGTCGGCGACCTTGCGAAGCGCCGCCTCCACCGACATGCCGGACTCCACGCAGATCAGCAACAGGTCGAGCGCGTCCGGCCATGCCAGCTGGATCGACTGCTTGCGCTTGGTCGCGCGGTTGTTGACGTAGAGGATCGGCGCATAGAAGCCGCCATAGGCAACAAGAACGCAGACGAACAGCTTGATGAAAGCCGGCTGCTGCGCCAGACCGCCGAGCAGGAACAGGTAGATCGCCGCGAGCGCAAATCCGATGAAGGGCAGGATCAGGCGGAAGAACAGGAAGCGCGTCAGCGGATTCTGGCCGCGGAAGCCCGCCACCTTGAGCTTCTGCAGCGTGCCTTCGTCGGCAAGCGCGCGCTTGAGATCCAGTCGCTCGACGATGTTGCGCATGCCGATCGACTGCTCCTCGCGCAACCCCTTGCGGCGGCGGTCAGCCTCGTTGGCAAGGCGCGCACGCTGCTTGGAGCGCAGCTCGTCGCGTTCGAGCGCCACGGTTTTCATGCGCGCCTTGAGCTGATCGCCGCCGAGCGCGGGCATGAGCGTGAAGACGGTCGCAAAAACCGCGATGCCGACCAGGAGCGCGATAAGGAAGGAAGGATCGGTTAGCGTCTTGACGACCTGGTCTGTCATTGTATCCGCGTCCCTAAACTTCGAAATTCATCATCTTGCGCATCACCACGATGCCGATCGACATCCAGACGCCGGAACAGCCGAGGATCAGATTGCCGACACTGGTCGTGAACAGCGGCATGATGTAGTTCGGGCTCGAAAGATAGACGAGAAAGGCGACGACGAACGGCAAGGCGCCGATGATGACGGCCGACGCTTTCGCTTCCATCGACAGCGCCTGCACCTTGGCCTTCATCTTCTTGCGGTCGCGCAGCACGCGCGAGAGGTTGCCAAGCGCCTCGGAGAGATTGCCGCCGGCCTGCGACTGGATCTGGATGACGATGCCGAAGAAGCCGGCCTCGGTGCATGGCATGGTCTCGGACATGCGCAGCGTGGCATCCGGGATCGACAGACCCATCTGCTGGGAATCGACGATGCGGCGGAACTCGGAGCGGACCGGCTCCGGAGATTCGTTGGCGATCAGGCGGATCGCATCGTTCAGCGGCAGACCGGATTTCACCGCGCGCACGATGATGTCGAGTGCGTTCGGGAACTCCTCCAGGAAAGCCTTCACCCGGCGCGTGCGGCGAAACGAGACGAACCAGCGCGGCAGGCCGAGGGCCCCGGCCAAGAGCGCGCCAGGCAGGATGAGCAACGGCGCTCCGGCGAGATAGGCAAGGAAGGTCAGCGCGATGCCGCAGATCACCGAGTACATGTAGAAGCGCTCGATGGGAACCGTCATGCCGGCCTGGCGGATCTGGGCCTTCAGCGGCGGCTTCTTGATGTTGCGGTCGCTGGTTTTCTGCTTCTCGTCGAGCTGCTTGAGCGAATCCTGAAGGGTCTTGCGCCGCCTGACCGCTTCCGCGGCCCGGTCGCGCGTAGCCTTCACCACCGACCGGTCGGTCTCTGCCGTCTTGATTGTTTCAAGCCGCTTGCCGGCCTGCTTTTCGTTGTCGATGCGCGTGAACAGGAAAGCATAGGCCATCGCGCCGGCGCTGAGGCCGGCAAGCACGACGAAAGCCAGAACCGTGGTGTCAATTCCGAACATCAACCTTGGCCTCTACGCCTCCAGATGCACTAGAGCGGTTCAGCTTTCGTAGAATCGCTGACCTGCTCTAAATATTTGTTTTCAGGCAATTCCGGACGGAAAACCGCTATGCACTTTTCCGGGAATTGCTCTAGTCAGCACGTTTCTCCATGGCCTCGAGCGCACTGGCGAGACGCTGCTCCTCGCCGTAGTAGCGGGCACGGTCCCAGAAATGCGGCCGGCCGATGCCGGTGGAGACATGTTCGCCGATCAGGCGGCCGTTCGCGTCTTCACCCTTGATGTTATAGAGGACGAGATCCTGGGTGATGATGACGTCGCCTTCCATGCCGATCACCTCGGTGATGTGGGTGATGCGGCGCGAGCCGTCGCGCAGGCGAGCCGCCTGGATGATGACGTCGACCGAGCCGACGACGATCTCGCGCACCGTTCTCTGCGGCAGCGAATAGCCGCCCATGGCGATCATCGATTCAATACGGTTCAGGCATTCGCGCGGACTGTTGGAGTGGATGGTTCCCATCGAACCGTCATGGCCAGTGTTCATCGCCTGCAGCAGGTCGAACACTTCCGGCCCGCGCACCTCGCCGACGATGATCCGTTCGGGCCGCATGCGCAGGCAGTTCTTGACGAGGTCGCGCATGGTCACCTCGCCCTCGCCTTCGAGATTGGGCGGCCTGGTTTCGAGACGAACCACGTGCGGCTGCTGCAGCTGCAGCTCGGCCGAGTCCTCGCAGGTGATGACCCGCTCCTCGCGATCGATGTAGTTGGTCAGGCAGTTGAGCAGCGTCGTCTTGCCCGAGCCTGTGCCGCCCGAGATGACGACATTGCAACGGACGCGGCCGATGATCTTGAGGATCTCGGCGCCTTGCGGCGAGATGGCGCCGAACTTGACCAACTGGTCGAGCGTCAGCTTGTCCTTCTTGAACTTGCGGATGGTGAGCGCGGTGCCGTCGAGGGAGAGCGGCGGCGCGATCACGTTGACGCGCGAGCCGTCGGGAAGGCGCGCGTCGCAGATCGGGCTCGATTCGTCGACGCGGCGGCCGACCTGACTGACGATGCGCTGGCAGATGTTGAGCAGCTGCTGGTTGTCGCGGAAGCGGATGCTGGTCGGTTCGACCTTGCCGTTGACCTCGATGTAGACGTTCTTGGAGCCGTTGACCATGATGTCGGCGATGTCGTCGCGGGCGAGCAGCGGCTCCAGCGGTCCATAGCCGAGCACGTCGTTGCAGATGTCCTCGAGCAGCTCTTCCTGCTCGGAGATCGACATCACGAAATTCTTGATCGCGATGATGTCGTTGACGATGTCGCGGATTTCCTCGCGCGCGCTTTCCGGATCGAGCTTGGCGAGCTGCGACAGGTCGATCGTGTCGATGAGCGCGGAAAACACCTGGCTCTTG
The window above is part of the Mesorhizobium sp. WSM4904 genome. Proteins encoded here:
- a CDS encoding type II secretion system F family protein yields the protein MTDQVVKTLTDPSFLIALLVGIAVFATVFTLMPALGGDQLKARMKTVALERDELRSKQRARLANEADRRRKGLREEQSIGMRNIVERLDLKRALADEGTLQKLKVAGFRGQNPLTRFLFFRLILPFIGFALAAIYLFLLGGLAQQPAFIKLFVCVLVAYGGFYAPILYVNNRATKRKQSIQLAWPDALDLLLICVESGMSVEAALRKVADEIGAQSVALAEEFVLTNAELSYLQDRKVAYENLASRTGLESVKSVSQALVQAERYGTPVAHALRVLASESRDMRMNAAEKKAAALPPKLTVPMILFFLPVLFAIILGPAGIQVSQRGIFGDQHSSSSQ
- a CDS encoding type II secretion system F family protein, with the translated sequence MFGIDTTVLAFVVLAGLSAGAMAYAFLFTRIDNEKQAGKRLETIKTAETDRSVVKATRDRAAEAVRRRKTLQDSLKQLDEKQKTSDRNIKKPPLKAQIRQAGMTVPIERFYMYSVICGIALTFLAYLAGAPLLILPGALLAGALGLPRWFVSFRRTRRVKAFLEEFPNALDIIVRAVKSGLPLNDAIRLIANESPEPVRSEFRRIVDSQQMGLSIPDATLRMSETMPCTEAGFFGIVIQIQSQAGGNLSEALGNLSRVLRDRKKMKAKVQALSMEAKASAVIIGALPFVVAFLVYLSSPNYIMPLFTTSVGNLILGCSGVWMSIGIVVMRKMMNFEV
- a CDS encoding CpaF family protein, which encodes MFGKRGTDDGSRAAPEFRPPAPPPAAPGPTGTMALDRSAASVPGMPAPTPARRPVEAPPMAPEPPRRVQRERSETYYDTKSQVFSALIDTIDLSQLAKLDPESAREEIRDIVNDIIAIKNFVMSISEQEELLEDICNDVLGYGPLEPLLARDDIADIMVNGSKNVYIEVNGKVEPTSIRFRDNQQLLNICQRIVSQVGRRVDESSPICDARLPDGSRVNVIAPPLSLDGTALTIRKFKKDKLTLDQLVKFGAISPQGAEILKIIGRVRCNVVISGGTGSGKTTLLNCLTNYIDREERVITCEDSAELQLQQPHVVRLETRPPNLEGEGEVTMRDLVKNCLRMRPERIIVGEVRGPEVFDLLQAMNTGHDGSMGTIHSNSPRECLNRIESMIAMGGYSLPQRTVREIVVGSVDVIIQAARLRDGSRRITHITEVIGMEGDVIITQDLVLYNIKGEDANGRLIGEHVSTGIGRPHFWDRARYYGEEQRLASALEAMEKRAD